From the Nonlabens marinus S1-08 genome, one window contains:
- a CDS encoding dimethylarginine dimethylaminohydrolase family protein, translated as MKKLDLHVQNETSRLRAVVLGTARSNGPVPDLKDAYDPKSREHIIAGTYPKNEDMVVEMEALAAVFEKYQVEVFRPKQIEDCNQIFTRDIGFVIDDIFVKANILPDREEELEAIKYMLDQVDPEKVIRPPEEVHIEGGDVMLYNDYIFVGTYRGEDYADYIIARTNVEGVEWVKKTFPHKKVVSFNLRKDNLDPYNNALHLDCCFQPVGVDKCIIYKGGFLQEEEYQFLVDLFGKENCFEITQQEMYEMNSNIFSIAPDVVVSERNFTRLNTWLRSHGITVEEVPYAEIAKQEGLLRCSTLPLIRD; from the coding sequence ATGAAAAAGTTGGATTTACACGTACAAAACGAGACCTCTCGATTAAGGGCTGTAGTACTGGGCACAGCGCGCAGCAATGGGCCAGTTCCAGATTTAAAGGACGCCTATGACCCTAAGTCTCGCGAGCACATTATTGCGGGAACCTATCCTAAGAATGAGGATATGGTGGTAGAAATGGAAGCATTAGCAGCTGTCTTTGAGAAATATCAAGTAGAAGTTTTTAGACCAAAGCAAATTGAAGATTGCAACCAGATATTTACTCGTGACATTGGTTTTGTTATAGACGACATTTTTGTCAAAGCGAATATTTTACCGGACCGTGAGGAAGAACTAGAAGCCATAAAATATATGCTCGATCAAGTGGATCCAGAAAAAGTGATACGACCGCCAGAGGAGGTTCACATTGAAGGCGGTGATGTGATGTTATACAACGATTACATCTTTGTGGGTACCTACCGCGGTGAGGACTATGCAGATTATATTATAGCTCGAACTAACGTGGAAGGTGTGGAATGGGTGAAAAAAACTTTCCCTCATAAAAAAGTAGTGTCTTTCAATTTACGAAAAGACAATTTAGATCCCTACAACAATGCATTACACTTAGATTGCTGCTTCCAGCCTGTAGGCGTTGATAAATGCATCATCTATAAAGGTGGCTTTTTACAAGAAGAGGAATACCAGTTCTTAGTAGACCTCTTTGGAAAAGAGAACTGTTTTGAAATTACTCAGCAAGAAATGTATGAGATGAATTCAAATATTTTCTCCATAGCGCCAGACGTGGTTGTATCTGAGCGCAACTTTACCCGTTTAAACACCTGGTTGCGCAGCCATGGCATCACTGTGGAAGAAGTTCCTTATGCAGAGATCGCAAAACAAGAAGGCCTCCTACGCTGTTCCACTTTACCCTTAATACGAGATTAA
- a CDS encoding citrate synthase gives MTDKAILEIDGKKFEFPVITGTENERAIDIKTLRGVTDGVVTIDPGYKNTGSCESAITFLDGENGILRYRGYSIEELAEKANFLEVAYLLIFGELPTTSQLEKFHNDIKAQSHVDEDVKRILDGFPKSAHPMGVLSSLTSALIAFNPSSVNVESEEDMYKAIVKILGKFPVLVGWTLRKKTGQPLDYGDDNLGYVENILKMMFKKPNSEYKQNPTLVDALDKLLILHADHEQNCSTSTVRIVGSSHAGLFASLSAGINALWGPLHGGANQAVLEMLEAIKEDGGDTKKYMGKAKDKLDPFRLMGFGHRVYKNFDPRAKIIKKSADEVLGDLGVEDPILDIAKGLEKEALEDSYFVDRKLYPNVDFYSGIIYRAMNIPTEMFTVMFALGRLPGWIAQWKEMRENKEPIGRPRQIYTGETHRPFKPVSER, from the coding sequence ATGACAGATAAAGCGATATTAGAAATTGACGGGAAGAAGTTTGAATTTCCTGTAATTACTGGAACTGAAAATGAACGAGCAATAGACATCAAAACCCTTAGGGGCGTGACGGATGGTGTGGTAACCATTGATCCAGGATATAAGAATACGGGAAGTTGTGAGAGTGCCATCACGTTCCTAGATGGCGAAAATGGGATTCTAAGGTATCGTGGATATTCTATAGAGGAATTAGCTGAAAAAGCAAACTTTCTAGAAGTAGCCTACTTGTTAATTTTTGGTGAACTACCTACAACATCTCAATTAGAAAAGTTTCATAACGACATAAAAGCACAATCTCATGTAGATGAGGACGTGAAGAGAATTCTAGATGGTTTCCCTAAGTCTGCTCATCCTATGGGCGTTTTGTCTTCTCTAACTAGTGCGTTGATTGCTTTCAACCCATCTTCAGTTAATGTAGAGAGTGAGGAAGATATGTACAAAGCTATTGTGAAGATTCTGGGTAAATTCCCGGTTTTGGTCGGATGGACTTTACGTAAGAAAACAGGTCAACCATTAGATTATGGGGACGACAATCTAGGCTATGTAGAGAACATTTTGAAAATGATGTTCAAAAAGCCAAACTCTGAATACAAGCAGAACCCTACGCTAGTAGATGCTCTTGATAAATTATTGATCCTTCATGCAGACCATGAGCAGAACTGTTCTACCAGTACCGTCCGCATTGTAGGTTCTTCACATGCAGGTCTTTTTGCTAGCTTAAGTGCTGGTATAAATGCATTATGGGGACCACTTCATGGTGGTGCTAACCAGGCAGTTTTAGAAATGCTAGAAGCTATCAAGGAAGATGGTGGAGATACTAAAAAATACATGGGTAAGGCAAAGGATAAGTTAGATCCTTTCCGCTTGATGGGCTTCGGTCACCGTGTTTACAAAAATTTTGACCCAAGAGCTAAGATCATCAAAAAGTCAGCTGATGAGGTTCTAGGTGACTTAGGAGTAGAAGATCCTATTCTTGATATCGCAAAAGGATTAGAGAAAGAAGCTTTGGAAGATTCTTATTTCGTAGACCGTAAATTGTACCCTAACGTTGATTTCTATTCTGGAATCATTTACAGAGCCATGAACATTCCAACTGAAATGTTTACCGTAATGTTCGCACTAGGTAGACTGCCAGGATGGATCGCACAATGGAAAGAAATGCGTGAGAACAAAGAGCCTATAGGTCGTCCACGTCAAATCTATACAGGAGAAACGCACAGACCATTCAAGCCAGTTTCTGAGCGATAG